One Campylobacter massiliensis DNA window includes the following coding sequences:
- a CDS encoding threonine/serine exporter family protein, whose product MFELFTATLIDGAFAAVAGLGFAYASSPPKRTLAFCALLAAFAHASRFWIMQMGFFNISVATLIVSFLSGILGMLFAKRLKVPAEIIAFPALLPMVPGVYAYKGILALFSFLNEPDIAKKNEYLIIFFDNAITTTTVSLALGVGVSVVLILFYDQSLMITRGAKCDLATRKPSEK is encoded by the coding sequence ATGTTTGAGCTTTTTACTGCGACTCTTATAGACGGCGCTTTTGCCGCGGTGGCGGGGCTTGGCTTTGCCTACGCTAGCTCTCCGCCAAAAAGGACTCTCGCATTTTGCGCGCTGCTTGCGGCGTTTGCGCACGCTAGCCGCTTTTGGATCATGCAGATGGGTTTTTTTAACATCAGCGTCGCCACCCTTATCGTCTCATTTTTAAGCGGGATTTTGGGTATGCTCTTTGCCAAACGGCTTAAGGTGCCCGCCGAGATCATCGCATTTCCGGCACTTTTGCCGATGGTGCCTGGAGTTTACGCGTATAAGGGCATTTTGGCGCTGTTCTCGTTTCTAAACGAGCCTGATATCGCTAAGAAAAACGAATATTTAATCATATTTTTCGATAACGCGATCACGACTACGACGGTCTCGTTAGCGCTTGGCGTCGGGGTTTCGGTGGTGCTTATTTTATTTTACGATCAGTCTTTGATGATTACTCGCGGCGCCAAGTGCGATCTGGCGACGAGGAAGCCTAGCGAAAAGTAA
- a CDS encoding M48 family metallopeptidase, translating into MFYFLLGIYFFYFAAKAILAILQINFIRAEAKKPAVVLEQNEYETAAAAAITNQKFEIASLFYHAAIFMMWACWGLGEMYESAYKTGELRDHIIFVMGFLIISSLLELPLNIYETFVKDKKLGFSNVTLKIFALDLLKTLALTLVFGTLFVWLVLLCIRFLGDFWWFWAFLLSFAVALVINLIYPTLIAPIFNKMQPLEEGELKSRIEGLLAQCGFKSSGVFTIDASKRDNRLNAYFGGLGATKRVVLFDTLVKKLSLEEIIAVLGHELGHFKHKDILKMIALSAVMLFAMFFIFGNIPDAAYGALGLSPAGGGVIVFLLLFSPIFGFLFSPVSSYFSRANEFGADKFAGDVSNKADMISALKKLGSENKAFPKAHPLYAFVYHSHPSLFERINELENDGK; encoded by the coding sequence ATGTTTTATTTTTTACTCGGTATTTACTTTTTTTACTTCGCCGCAAAGGCGATTTTGGCGATTTTGCAGATAAATTTTATACGCGCAGAGGCTAAAAAGCCGGCCGTCGTGCTAGAGCAGAATGAATACGAAACCGCCGCCGCCGCAGCGATAACTAATCAAAAATTTGAGATAGCAAGCCTTTTTTATCACGCCGCGATATTTATGATGTGGGCGTGCTGGGGGCTTGGCGAGATGTATGAAAGCGCCTATAAAACGGGAGAACTGAGAGATCATATCATCTTTGTGATGGGCTTTTTGATCATTTCGTCGCTGCTGGAGCTACCGTTAAATATCTACGAAACTTTCGTCAAAGATAAAAAGCTCGGCTTTTCAAACGTAACGCTCAAAATTTTCGCGCTTGATCTGCTTAAAACGCTCGCGCTAACGCTAGTTTTCGGCACGCTGTTTGTGTGGCTGGTGCTGCTTTGCATTAGATTTTTGGGCGATTTTTGGTGGTTTTGGGCGTTTTTGCTGAGCTTCGCGGTCGCGCTTGTTATAAATCTCATCTACCCGACGCTCATCGCGCCTATCTTTAACAAGATGCAGCCGCTGGAAGAGGGCGAGCTAAAAAGCCGTATAGAAGGGCTCTTAGCGCAGTGCGGGTTTAAAAGTAGCGGCGTTTTTACGATAGACGCCAGCAAGCGCGACAACCGCTTAAACGCCTATTTCGGCGGCCTTGGCGCGACTAAACGCGTGGTGCTTTTCGACACGCTCGTTAAAAAACTAAGCCTAGAGGAGATAATCGCCGTTTTGGGGCATGAGCTGGGACACTTTAAGCACAAAGATATCCTAAAAATGATCGCTCTAAGCGCGGTTATGCTTTTTGCGATGTTTTTTATATTCGGCAACATCCCTGACGCGGCGTACGGCGCTCTAGGGCTCAGCCCGGCAGGCGGCGGAGTGATTGTGTTTTTGCTACTTTTTTCGCCGATATTCGGATTTTTATTTTCGCCCGTTAGCTCGTATTTTAGCCGTGCAAACGAATTTGGCGCCGATAAATTCGCAGGCGACGTCTCAAACAAAGCCGACATGATAAGCGCGCTAAAAAAGCTAGGCTCCGAAAACAAGGCCTTTCCGAAGGCTCATCCGCTCTACGCGTTCGTCTATCACTCGCACCCAAGCCTCTTTGAGCGTATAAACGAGCTGGAAAATGACGGTAAATGA
- the prmC gene encoding peptide chain release factor N(5)-glutamine methyltransferase — protein MTVNDALKAASSQIAPACEISGANPARVAKVLLMSYLGVKIEWIFLNLNRKLEDADGYFALAKRFANHEPLEYITGEAGFYGLTFNVKKGVLIPRPETEILIEKSLEVLSNLPAQNGPPLVAEIGTGSGIISICLALNSNAKIIASDISDGALNLARENAAKFGVEDRIEFIKCAYLDQIYGRFDLLVSNPPYIAQDYRLDKFVLNEPHEALFGGAAGDEILKNIILVAKNRGVKYLACEMGYDQRESMQSALKFNGFEAEFYKDLTGFDRGFVARNIFANL, from the coding sequence ATGACGGTAAATGACGCGCTAAAGGCCGCCTCATCTCAGATCGCGCCTGCGTGCGAGATAAGCGGCGCAAATCCTGCGCGCGTAGCCAAGGTGCTTTTGATGAGCTACCTCGGCGTAAAAATCGAATGGATATTTTTAAATTTAAACCGCAAGCTAGAGGATGCGGACGGATATTTTGCGCTAGCAAAACGCTTCGCAAATCACGAGCCGCTAGAGTATATCACGGGCGAGGCGGGCTTTTACGGACTTACTTTTAACGTAAAAAAAGGCGTCTTGATCCCGCGCCCCGAGACTGAAATTTTAATCGAAAAATCGCTTGAAGTTTTATCAAATTTACCCGCGCAAAATGGACCGCCCCTAGTCGCCGAGATAGGCACGGGAAGCGGGATAATCAGTATCTGTCTCGCGCTAAACTCAAACGCCAAAATCATAGCCTCAGATATCAGCGACGGTGCGTTAAATTTAGCTCGCGAGAATGCCGCGAAATTTGGCGTAGAGGATAGGATCGAGTTTATAAAATGCGCGTATCTGGATCAAATTTACGGACGCTTTGACCTGCTCGTTTCAAATCCGCCTTATATCGCGCAGGACTATAGGCTTGATAAATTCGTACTAAACGAGCCGCACGAGGCGCTATTTGGCGGCGCGGCGGGCGATGAGATCTTAAAGAACATTATTCTAGTCGCTAAAAATCGCGGCGTAAAATACCTAGCCTGCGAGATGGGCTACGATCAGCGAGAAAGTATGCAAAGTGCGCTTAAATTTAACGGGTTCGAGGCGGAGTTTTACAAGGATTTGACTGGATTTGACCGCGGATTCGTCGCGCGAAATATATTTGCAAATTTATAA
- a CDS encoding threonine/serine exporter family protein: MSAKPDIQILTDFLSDYTTAMVGAGTYTARVEKCVDRIAKRYGFDVSVTIFVKYFTISVMDSADNSLRRTYVKKIPLGQVSFSRISELSSLSWRILDENLSLDEAKEQFEGVMRIGANKFASSLILISLANAAFCKLFGGDVGSVVCVFFATLVGYSLKFALAKMGINLKIQYVLVSFVVSFIAYLGVFYGFTHTSDVAIGSSILFLMPGVFLINSVFDILNDNTLVGISRAVSTGILILCIAVGVYITLSLSSAEILHV, translated from the coding sequence ATGAGCGCGAAGCCAGACATCCAAATTTTAACAGATTTTCTCTCTGACTACACGACGGCGATGGTGGGCGCTGGCACCTACACCGCGCGCGTAGAAAAGTGCGTCGACCGCATAGCAAAGCGCTATGGTTTTGATGTTAGCGTGACGATTTTTGTGAAGTATTTTACTATTAGCGTCATGGACTCAGCCGACAACTCCCTGCGCCGAACCTACGTGAAAAAGATCCCGCTAGGGCAGGTGAGCTTTAGCCGCATTTCCGAGCTTTCGTCGCTTAGCTGGCGGATCTTGGACGAAAATTTGAGCCTTGATGAAGCCAAAGAACAGTTTGAGGGCGTCATGCGTATAGGCGCGAACAAATTTGCAAGCTCGCTTATTTTAATAAGCCTTGCAAATGCGGCCTTTTGCAAGCTTTTTGGCGGCGACGTGGGCTCGGTCGTATGCGTATTTTTTGCGACGCTCGTTGGCTATAGCCTCAAATTTGCGCTTGCTAAAATGGGCATAAATTTAAAAATCCAGTACGTCCTAGTCTCGTTCGTCGTCTCTTTTATCGCCTATCTTGGCGTATTTTACGGCTTTACGCACACTAGCGATGTGGCGATCGGCTCGTCGATACTCTTTTTGATGCCGGGCGTTTTTCTCATAAACTCGGTCTTTGATATCCTAAACGACAACACACTTGTGGGCATCAGCAGGGCCGTGAGCACGGGCATCCTGATACTTTGCATCGCGGTGGGCGTCTATATCACGCTCTCGCTTAGCAGCGCGGAGATTTTACATGTTTGA
- a CDS encoding DUF4149 domain-containing protein, whose protein sequence is MKSVYFLLLGALIGTELALGALVAPTIFYPQSILGEGVLTQFQSGKLMATIFVKFNYALLAVSVIAALYELASFRSSVKFAAKFSMGMLCAINLALALSFVFYFTPYIMDAQAAGEAATQTAGFAQMHAASEWTMKLMLFAQLALFFIKFKTAEK, encoded by the coding sequence ATGAAAAGCGTTTATTTTTTGCTTCTTGGCGCGCTCATCGGCACGGAGCTGGCTCTGGGCGCTCTGGTTGCGCCGACGATTTTTTATCCGCAGAGCATACTTGGCGAGGGCGTACTCACGCAGTTTCAAAGCGGCAAGTTGATGGCCACGATATTTGTTAAATTTAACTACGCCTTGCTAGCCGTTAGCGTTATAGCCGCGCTTTACGAGCTTGCCTCGTTTAGATCCAGTGTCAAATTTGCCGCTAAATTTAGCATGGGTATGCTTTGCGCGATAAATTTAGCCCTCGCGCTCTCGTTTGTGTTTTACTTCACGCCCTACATCATGGACGCACAGGCTGCGGGCGAGGCGGCGACGCAGACGGCTGGGTTTGCGCAGATGCACGCGGCTAGCGAATGGACGATGAAGCTGATGCTGTTTGCGCAGCTTGCTTTGTTTTTTATCAAATTTAAAACCGCCGAAAAATGA